In the Pleuronectes platessa chromosome 23, fPlePla1.1, whole genome shotgun sequence genome, CCCTCCACCCTGTTCCTCCTCTCAGTCCTCTCCAACCTCCTTCTCCCTGTTGTCACCCACTCCCCTGTTCACCACCTGCAGATTTACTGGGGCTTACCCTACGGCCATGCTGCCCTCGTCCACGCcagcttcctctctgtgctcgtcctcctcctcctcttcttcctccctgccCTCGTGGTCTGTACAGTGGAGCCAGACTGGAGTTTCCTGGatgcttttttttcctgctttgtCATCCTGAGCACCATTGGTGAGGGAGGAAAGTCGCTGGGGGAGAGCTGGGGGCCGCTGGCCAACGACACACTCAAACTCCTCACCACATGTAAGAAGAAGAACatgcttgagtgtgtgtgtatctgtgtgttctTACATAGACCTGCATTAAATGGTTATCCTTCCAAAAAGCTGGAAGTAGAGTTTTGTCGTCAcccgtgtgcgtgtgagtgagagagagagagagagtctggaaAACTATTTTTCCAAGATAATATAGACAATCTGAAGTCtattttgatttgaaaatgatTCGTCATCACACGACAAGTGACATCATGGAGAATATTATTATATACTAACAATTATTAGTTATGGTataatataaatgaaaacaatatggAAGGGCTTTAGTACAATCTAAATGGGGTATTTAGAGGCCCCCTTCTGATAATTATCATCtataacatatatttatatacagttaggtccataaatatttggacattgacacaatttccATCcctttggctctgtacaccaccataatggattaaatgaaacaatcaagatgtgctttaagtgcagactttcagctttaatttgaggatatttacatccgaatcaggtgaacggtgtaggaattacaacacttttcatatgtggcaccccctttttaagggaccaaaagttattggacaattggctgctcagctgttccatggccagacgtgtgttattccctcgttatttcattgacaaggagcagataaaaggtctagagttcatttcaagtgaagtatttgtgtttggaatctgttgctgtcaactctaattatgaagtccaaagagctgtcactatcagtaatgcaagccatcattaggctgaaaaattaaaacaaacctatcagagagatagcaaaaactttaggtgtggccaaaatcaactgtttggtacattcttaaaaagaaagaacggtgagctcagcaacaccaaaagacccggaagaccacggaaaacatctgtggtggatgacagaagaattatttccctggtgaagaaagaccccttcacaacagttggccagatcaagaacactctccaggaggtatgcgtttctgtgtcaaagtcaacaatcaagagaagacttcaccagaGCAAATAAAGAGGGCTCACCACAAGATGTAAAAcattggtgagcctcaaaaacaggaagaccagattaTAGTTTgccaaatgacatttaaaagagcctgtagagttctggaacaacatcctatggacagatgagacaaaaatcaacttgtaccagaatgatgggaagagaagagtatggagaagggtagtaactgctcatgatccaaagcataccatctcatcagtgaagcatggtagaggtagtgttatggcgtgggcatgtctggctgccaatggaactggttcccttgtatttattgatgatgtgactgctgacaaaagcagtaggatgaattctgaagtgtttcgggaaatattatctgctcatattcagccaaatgcttcagaactcattggactgcgcttcacagtgcagatggacaatgacccgaagcatactgcgaaagcaaccaaagaggttttaaggcaaagaagtggaatgttctgcCATACCCAAGTCAATctcctgacctgaatccaattgagcatgcatttcacttgctggagacaaaactgaagggaaaatgccccaagaacaagcaggaactgaagaaAGTTGCATtagaggcctggcagagcatcaccagggacgaaacccattgtctggtgatgtctatgggttccagacttcaggctgtcattgactgcaaaggatttgcaaccaagtattaaaagtgacaattacgtttatgattatgttagttTGTACAATTACTTTTGCtcccttaaaaagggagggccacatataaaatgtgttgtaattcttACACCGCTCACTTGATTCGGATGTACatatcctcaaattaaagctgaaagtatgcacttaacgcacatcttgattgtttcatttcaaatctaaTGTGGTTGTGTACAGagacaaaatgatgaaaattgtgtcaatgtccaaatatttatggacctaactgtatattTGTTAATCATATTAAAGAAGTCAGTAAAGTAACAAAAAGATAATCATCACAATCTGTTCACCTAACAACGTTCCCCTAACTTTGCCGAATAATTTGGACTCTTAATAAGCAGCAGTGAAACAACTTGATGAAGTCACTGCCCACAAaccacagacatacacacattccCGCGAGCAGCTGGTGAACATGGTGGAACTTTTAGCAGCCTAAAATCCTCATAGTAATGTGAAGattatgaatgaataatgtaGGAATCAGCCTTGAAAAACAGGTGTCAGgtgcatttttttaatatgcCTGTGGACAAACAAgacattcattttaaaacctaaaaaaaagaaaactctttCTGTCCAGGGTATCTGCTGGTGGGCCTGGTGGTGATCATGACCCTCAAGGATACTGTCCTGCAGGTTCCCCGGGTCCGTGCGGTGATGAGGCACTTCTCTGGTTTGCAGTATACAGAGCTGGAAGGTGTCCATCTCAGTGAATTGACATTAAGTGAAGACAACTGTGAGGAGGAGCCCCAGTACTCCCTGTCCATCTGTACTATCTCCTCCATTCCATTACAGCTAATGAGCCCGTGTTCAGACTTTCAGAGACCCAGAACATCAACTCTCAAAAGCACCTGACTTTCACACATATATGTCTACATGATATCAGCGCCTGACTCATACAACTCCAATGTCAAAATATTTAAAGACTTGATGCTCTCCTCTTATATCATTGTGTTATATTTATTATCAGAGTCTGTGTGGTCAAATGTTGGCCACCATACACGTGGAAGATGACTtctgaatttcattttttttaattttttttaccttcatcAGTCTTCCACTAAC is a window encoding:
- the kcnk7 gene encoding potassium channel, subfamily K, member 7, giving the protein MAQLGSSLGLLIQANVFSCLAVCYLLFILLGGAVFTVVEAPLEKELRAEVEQLQRSFLQENPCVEENELSELLGKALSAHHSRESVLSADADEKHDDFLSSLYFVILTLTTMGSDSDSPKSDEAKLFFIFYCTLGIPSTLFLLSVLSNLLLPVVTHSPVHHLQIYWGLPYGHAALVHASFLSVLVLLLLFFLPALVVCTVEPDWSFLDAFFSCFVILSTIGEGGKSLGESWGPLANDTLKLLTTWYLLVGLVVIMTLKDTVLQVPRVRAVMRHFSGLQYTELEGVHLSELTLSEDNCEEEPQYSLSICTISSIPLQLMSPCSDFQRPRTSTLKST